From a single Sus scrofa isolate TJ Tabasco breed Duroc chromosome 13, Sscrofa11.1, whole genome shotgun sequence genomic region:
- the LOC110256355 gene encoding olfactory receptor 5H8-like, with the protein METKNVTELTEFILSGLKYQSEWQIPLFLLFLMIYLITLMGNLGLIALICNNPQLHIPMYFFLGHLAFVDTWLSSTVTPKMLINFFAQSKMISFSECVVQFFSFVVSVTTECFLLATMAYDRYVAICNPLLYPVIISNRLCMRILVSSYIGGLLHAFIHTGFLFRLTFCNSNIVHHFYCDVMPLIKISCTDPSVNVLMLFIFSGSIQVFTILTVLVSYTFVLFTILKNKSVQSIRKAFSTCGSHLVSVSLYYGPLLFMYVRPGSTQGGDQDMMDSLFYTVIIPFLNPIIYSLRNKKVIDTLKKVLKKYGYVSN; encoded by the coding sequence atggaaacaaaaaatgtaaCAGAATTGACAGAGTTTATTCTCTCAGGACTCAAGTATCAATCAGAGTGGCAAATCCCTCTGTTCCTGCTGTTCCTAATGATATATCTCATCACCCTCATGGGAAACCTTGGTCTGATTGCTCTCATCTGCAATAACCCTCAACTTCACATTCCTATGTACTTTTTCCTTGGGCATTTGGCCTTTGTGGATACTTGGTTGTCATCCACAGTGACTCCCAAGATGCTTATCAATTTCTTCGCTCAGAGTAAAATGATCTCTTTCTCTGAATGTGTGgtacaattcttttcttttgtagtCAGTGTAACAACAGAATGTTTTCTGCTGGCAACAATGGCATATGATCGCTATGTAGCCATTTGCAACCCATTACTTTATCCAGTGATTATAAGCAATAGGTTATGCATGAGAATATTAGTCTCATCATATATAGGTGGCCTTCTTCATGCCTTTATTCATACAGGTTTTTTATTCAGATTAACCTTCTGTAATTCTAACATAGTACACCACTTTTATTGTGATGTCATGCCATTAATTAAAATTTCCTGTACTGATCCTTCTGTTAATGTTCTGATGTTATTCATTTTCTCTGGCTCAATTCAGGTGTTCACCATACTGACAGTTCTTGTCTCTTATACATTtgttctttttactattttaaaaaacaagtctgTACAAAGCATAaggaaggccttctccacctgtggatCCCACCTCGTATCTGTCTCTTTATACTATGGGCCACTTCTCTTCATGTATGTGCGCCCTGGATCTACACAAGGAGGTGATCAAGATATGATGGACTCCTTATTTTACACTGTCATAATCCCTTTCTTAAATCCAATTATCTACAGCCTCAGAAATAAGAAAGTCATAGACACACTGAAAAAAGTGTTAAAGAAATATGGGTATGTGTCAAACTAA